In Cotesia glomerata isolate CgM1 linkage group LG1, MPM_Cglom_v2.3, whole genome shotgun sequence, one genomic interval encodes:
- the LOC123275375 gene encoding arrestin homolog — MFPVLLLAYVVAVKVFKKTTPNGKVTVYLGKRDFIDHLEFVDPIDGVVVVENDYLQGRRVYGQVITTFRYGREEDEVMGVKFSKEMVVAKDQIIPMKKEKQETTPIQERLLKKLGPNAFPFNFVFPPASPSSVTLQPGDDDQGKPLGVEYTVKVYVGENEDDKGHKRSSVALAIKKLQFAPISRGRRLPSSLVSKGFTFSNGKLNLEVTLDREIYYHGEKIAANVIITNNSRKAVKNIKLFVVQHCEVTMVNTQFSRNVASLETREGCPITPGANFTKQFYLVPLASSNKDRRGIALDGHLKDDDVNLASSTMAAEGKCPAESLGIIISYSIRVKLNCGTLGGELVTDVPFKLMHPAAGNAEKEKENLKKSKSIDRVRYENSCYANDDDDNIVFEDFARLRLNEPE, encoded by the exons ATGTTTCCTGTGTTACTACTAGCCTACGTTGTGGCTGttaaagttttcaaaaaaaccaccCCTAATG GCAAGGTCACAGTCTACCTTGGAAAAAGAGACTTCATTGATCATCTTGAGTTCGTAGATCCTATTGATGGCGTCGTTGTGGTTGAAAATGATTATCTTCAAGGACGCAGAGTTTATGGCCAG GTCATTACGACATTCCGATACGGTCGTGAGGAAGATGAAGTCATGGGCGTCAAATTCAGCAAGGAAATGGTCGTCGCAAAGGATCAAATAATACCAATGAAGAAAGAAAAGCAAGAGACGACGCCAATCCAAGAGCGCTTGCTCAAAAAATTAGGTCCCAACGCTTTCCCATTTAACTTTGTCTTCCCACCCGCTTCTCCTAGCTCCGTGACACTCCAGCCCGGAGACGATGACCAGGGCAAGCCGCTTGGAGTTGAGTACACTGTAAAAGTCTACGTGGGTGAAAACGAAGATGACAAAGGTCACAAACGTTCATCGGTGGCTCTGGCCATAAAAAAGCTCCAATTCGCACCAATCTCGCGCGGCCGCAGACTTCCCAGCTCCCTGGTCTCCAAGGGCTTCACCTTCTCCAACGGAAAACTCAACCTTGAAGTCACGCTCGACAGAGAAATTTACTACCACGGTGAAAAAATCGCGGCCAATGTTATCATCACAAACAACTCACGGAAAGCCGTGAAGAATATCAAG ttATTTGTTGTTCAACATTGTGAAGTAACGATGGTAAACACTCAATTCTCTCGCAATGTAGCGAGCTTGGAAACGCGCGAGGGTTGTCCGATAACTCCTGGGGCTAACTttacaaaacaattttatctTGTGCCGTTGGCTAGCAGTAATAAAGACCGTCGAGGAATAGCTCTTGATGGACATCTTAAA GACGATGACGTCAACTTAGCCTCTTCAACGATGGCTGCTGAGGGAAAATGCCCAGCAGAATCGCTGggtataataatttcatactCAATCCGGGTGAAATTAAACTGTGGTACTCTGGGTGGTGAATTAGTAACCGACGTGCCGTTTAAACTGATGCACCCAGCAGCAGGTAATgctgaaaaagaaaaagaaaatctGAAGAAAAGCAAAAGCATCGATCGAGTCCGGTACGAAAATTCCTGCTACGCAAATGACGACGATGACAACATCGTCTTTGAGGATTTCGCACGATTACGTCTCAATGAGcctgaataa
- the LOC123266650 gene encoding akirin-2, translated as MACATLKRSLEFDPVHSHGRPSKRRRCAPMCVSPGSSTQRTSSQQNPSPFGEVTHKLTPEKMAANIREEICRLHKRKQLHFNPQGNSSGCDSSDMEGGPASPSGCGSSSYNNCSPNSREKPLFTFRQVGLICERMLKEQETQIREEYDQILTMKLSEQYDAFVKFTYDQIQKRFESAAAPSYLS; from the exons ATGGCCTGTGCCACCCTAAAAAGATCCTTGGAATTTGATCCTGTTCACAGCCACGGCCGTCCTAGTAAGCGACGAAGATGTGCTCCAATGTGCGTATCACCTGGCAGTTCAACCCAGCGGACATCAAGCCAACAAAATCCATCACCGTTTGGCGAAGTCACGCACAAATTGACGCCTG AGAAAATGGCTGCTAACATTAGAGAAGAAATTTGCCGATTACATAAACGTAAGCAGTTGCATTTCAACCCACAAGGTAATTCAAGTGGTTGTGATTCTTCGGACATGGAAGGGGGCCCAGCAAGTCCATCTGGTTGTGGTTCAAGCTCGTACAACAACTGCAGTCCCAACAGCAGGGAGAAACCATTATTCACATTTAGACaa gttGGATTGATTTGCGAGAGAATGCTCAAAGAACAAGAAACTCAAATACGCGAAGAATATGATCAGATATTAACAATGAAGCTCTCTGAACAATACGAcgcttttgttaaatttacatacGATCAAATTCAGAAAAGATTTGAGTCTGCAGCTGCACCAAGct aTCTGTCTTAA
- the LOC123267797 gene encoding mediator of RNA polymerase II transcription subunit 19: MMMGDQFRTKVEQYSPKSSPRGARSPVVSRQDSTGTLKTTISLGKNPSIVHSGPFYLMKEPPGESELTGATNLMNYYNLEHSYSKFSGKKLKEQLSSFLPNLPGTIDTPGHQDNSSLRSVIEKPPIGGKELLPLNIHQLSGFRLHPGPLPEQYRHVNQTPQRKHKNKHKKHKHKPGDVPAGQEIATTDIAGSDTHEKKHKKQKRHDEEKEARKKRKKEKKRKKQKHSPEHPGGLTPSQHSNS; encoded by the exons ATGATGATGGGTGATCAATTTCGTACTAAAGTTGAACAATATTCCCCAAAGTCATCTCCAAGGGGTGCAAGATCACCCGTTGTATCACGTCAGGATTCAACGGGAACTCTTAAAACAACAATATCTCTTGGGAAAAATCCTTCGATTGTTCACAGTGGacctttttatttaatgaaagaaCCTCCTg gaGAGAGCGAACTTACAGGAGCTACTAACttgatgaattattataaTCTTGAACACTCTTATAGTAAATTCagtggtaaaaaattaaaagaacaaCTATCGTCATTTCTTCCAAATCTTCCTGGTACTATTGATACACCTGGACATCAAGACAACag ttcatTAAGATCTGTCATCGAAAAACCACCAATTGGAGGAAAAGAATTACTTCCTCTAAATATCCACCAACTATCAGGATTCCGATTACATCCTGGACca CTGCCGGAGCAATATCGACATGTTAATCAAACACCTCAAAGAAAACACAAGAACAAGCACAAGAAGCATAAACACAAGCCTGGAGACGTTCCAGCTGGACAAGAGATAGCGACAACCGATATTGCCGGTTCGGATACCCACGAAAAGAAGCACAAAAAACAGAAAAGGCACGACGAGGAGAAAGAAGCCAGGAAGAAGCGcaagaaagagaaaaaaagaaaaaaacaaaagcaCAGTCCTGAACACCCTGGTGGATTGACACCCTCGCAGCATTCCAACTCGTGA
- the LOC123258726 gene encoding uncharacterized protein LOC123258726 isoform X1 — protein sequence MASLHVVGILISVLLLISTEKTASFFMDFGDAREILSFSREVAIGTFESLEWIRKDENNTGEDDYTFIKRTEKRILKLMKQSNQRLEDLQRQLDQRAGEIIDEVIKKVPQRERLNRDMDSLNELLGRINDIYQQYIEYYTYEDKYEVYTRLDFARNCVSLEMGALPDLLASVHRIVMKKNVLNSFAENSQEAIAQICDEQQSPQQLLYNLYNIIAMTEIRGFMMMQFSYTILRVHKNGTFHDERLKTLDDYKIRVSETLRAVRTAMAFAPRDLWRCDPDKHVEDVTYTELKQLFQGYIVNEVDLNPSSSCRENCAYYSYSNVQGCFGDMFCAKQRKCNGKVLNCQYFDSDMWICPSDINSNRRYEYVEYENGRVFGKKGSCKKPITKVDSWWRWIFWHCSYCMCYCDDHNSSSDRYFNLRDVTSDVANNKVITGFKFIKVNQIIHVQIQEGRLTERGRIEENSASWKPVDNYTIRDRGVNNGEDYHTLSWEKRAIDLDDLTAPDEHILTGVRFRMVGSHLNFEVRITPFNYSSGLLIRPFEKSQWTGNFNTEVSNGNSEQKRRELVISNPDVPIRIRQPSSPDSLSNQFLNFGPTDLDKDAAQSTIPFLDTQPVITNPPFPLAGAGIYHKGRSGSGGYIALKAITYDFKDHLRADVPSIPAILELNQIPAQ from the exons ATGGCAAGCCTACACGTGGTAGGAATACTTATTTCGGTGCTGCTGCTGATCAGCACAGAAAAAACCGCTTCATTCTTCATGGACTTTGGCGACGCTCGGGAAATCCTGAGCTTTTCTCGCGAGGTCGCGATCGGTACTTTTGAGTCATTGGAGTGGATTAGAAAAGACGAAAACAACACTGGTGAAGATGATTACACGTTTATTAAAAGAACGGAAAAAAGAATCCTCAAGCTGATGAAACAGAGCAACCAGCGTCTGGAGGACCTGCAGCGTCAGCTGGACCAGCGGGCAGGTGAAATAATTGatgaagtaattaaaaaagtgcCTCAACGTGAGCGGTTGAACCGTGATATGGATAGTTTAAATGAATTGCTAGGAagaattaatgatatttatcagCAGTACATTGAGTATTACACGTATGAAGACAAGTATGAAGTTTACACGAGGTTGGATTTTGCACGGAACTGTGTTTCGCTGGAGATGGGTGCTTTGCCGGATCTGCTGGCGTCTGTTCATAGGATTGTTATGAAGAAAAATGTGTTGAATTCTTTTGCTGAAAATAGCcag gAAGCTATAGCGCAAATATGTGACGAACAACAGTCTCCTCAGCAATTACTGTATAATTTGTATAATATTATTGCGATGACTGAAATCAGAGGGTTCATGATGATGCAATTCTCATACACAATACTTCGAGTGCATAAAAATg GTACTTTTCACGATGAGAGACTAAAAACTCTTGatgattataaaataagaGTATCTGAAACATTAAGAGCAGTACGGACAGCAATGGCCTTTGCACCACGTGATCTTTGGAGATGTGATCCAGACAAGCATGTAGAAG acgTAACTTACACTGAGTTGAAGCAATTATTCCAAGGCTACATAGTAAATGAAGTTGATCTAAATCCATCAAGTAGTTGTCGCGAAAACTGTGCTTACTACAGCTACTCAAACGTCCAAGGATGTTTCGGCGATATGTTCTGCGCTAAACAGCGTAAATGTAATGGAAAAGTCTTGAACTGTCAGTACTTTGACTCAGACATGTGGATTTGTCCGTCG GATATTAACAGCAATCGGCGGTACGAGTATGTAGAGTACGAAAACGGCCGAGTGTTCGGCAAAAAAGGAAGTTGTAAAAAGCCAATTACTAAAGTTGACAGTTGGTGGCGATGGATATTCTGGCATTGCAGCTACTGTATGTGTTACTGTGATGATCATAACTCCAGCTCCGATCGTTACTTCAATTTACGAGACGTTACTTCTGATGTTGCTAACaacaa aGTTATCACgggatttaaatttataaaagttaatcAAATAATCCATGTACAAATCCAAGAGGGTAGATTAACAGAGCGAGGtagaattgaagaaaacaGCGCTTCTTGGAAGCCAGTTGATAATTACACGATCCGCGATCGCGGCGTCAACAATGGCGAAGATTATCACACTTTGTCATGGGAAAAACGAGCTATTGATTTGGATGATCTCACCGCGCCTGATGAACATATTTTAACTG gtGTAAGATTTAGAATGGTAGGGTCTCACTTGAATTTTGAAGTACGCATCACTCCGTTCAACTATTCGTCTGGTTTGCTAATCAGGCCTTTCGAAAAGAGCCAGTGGACTGGCAATTTTAATACTGAAGTGTCTAATGGCAACAGTGAACAgaaaag AAGAGAGCTGGTGATATCTAACCCAGATGTCCCGATCAGAATCCGCCAGCCGTCGTCGCCCGATTCACTCTCCAACCAATTTTTGAACTTCGGGCCCACCGACTTGGACAAAGATGCTGCACAATCAACGATACCATTTTTAGACACACAGCCTGTGATAACAAATCCACCATTTCCGCTCGCCGGAGCCGGTATCTATCACAAAGGACGCAGTGGTTCTGGTGGTTATATCGCTCTCAAGGCTATTACTTATGATTTTAAGGACCATCTACGCGCTGATGTTCCTTCTATACCAGCTATTTTGGAATTAAACCAAATTCCagcacaataa
- the LOC123258726 gene encoding uncharacterized protein LOC123258726 isoform X2 — translation MGKLWTLLLIFCSSSWAIKDNFSAVDKLRYDLLLLQNLPIQSRSGRDDKNDVYFKVFEIYDKFSEKITNEHLNTGKRHLNSLNSLRLWALVQKDMNIIEGMYSNYLQKLHTVTQTFEPINIEYWNNFADVVFTHPNVSISAALERISDVIIQQNLFIDAYKEAIAQICDEQQSPQQLLYNLYNIIAMTEIRGFMMMQFSYTILRVHKNGTFHDERLKTLDDYKIRVSETLRAVRTAMAFAPRDLWRCDPDKHVEDVTYTELKQLFQGYIVNEVDLNPSSSCRENCAYYSYSNVQGCFGDMFCAKQRKCNGKVLNCQYFDSDMWICPSDINSNRRYEYVEYENGRVFGKKGSCKKPITKVDSWWRWIFWHCSYCMCYCDDHNSSSDRYFNLRDVTSDVANNKVITGFKFIKVNQIIHVQIQEGRLTERGRIEENSASWKPVDNYTIRDRGVNNGEDYHTLSWEKRAIDLDDLTAPDEHILTGVRFRMVGSHLNFEVRITPFNYSSGLLIRPFEKSQWTGNFNTEVSNGNSEQKRRELVISNPDVPIRIRQPSSPDSLSNQFLNFGPTDLDKDAAQSTIPFLDTQPVITNPPFPLAGAGIYHKGRSGSGGYIALKAITYDFKDHLRADVPSIPAILELNQIPAQ, via the exons atgggGAAACTGTGGACtttgttgttaattttttgttcgTCATCCTGGGCAATTAAGGACAATTTTTCAGCGGTAGATAAATTGCGATACGATTTATTGTTACTCCAAAATTTACCAATTCAGTCAAGATCTGGAAGAGATgataaaaatgatgtttattttaaagtatttgaaatttatgacaaattcagtgaaaaaataactaatgaACATTTAAACACAGGCAAACGTCACTTGaactcattaaattcattgagACTGTGGGCATTAGTACAGAAAGATATGAATATTATTGAAGGAATGTACagcaattatttacaaaaattacacaCTGTTACGCAGACTTTTGAGCCAATAAATATTGAGTATTGGAATAATTTTGCTGATGTTGTTTTTACGCATCCAAATGTATCGATTTCAGCAGCTTTGGAGCGCATCTCAGATGTTATTATCCagcaaaatttgtttattgatgCTTACAAG gAAGCTATAGCGCAAATATGTGACGAACAACAGTCTCCTCAGCAATTACTGTATAATTTGTATAATATTATTGCGATGACTGAAATCAGAGGGTTCATGATGATGCAATTCTCATACACAATACTTCGAGTGCATAAAAATg GTACTTTTCACGATGAGAGACTAAAAACTCTTGatgattataaaataagaGTATCTGAAACATTAAGAGCAGTACGGACAGCAATGGCCTTTGCACCACGTGATCTTTGGAGATGTGATCCAGACAAGCATGTAGAAG acgTAACTTACACTGAGTTGAAGCAATTATTCCAAGGCTACATAGTAAATGAAGTTGATCTAAATCCATCAAGTAGTTGTCGCGAAAACTGTGCTTACTACAGCTACTCAAACGTCCAAGGATGTTTCGGCGATATGTTCTGCGCTAAACAGCGTAAATGTAATGGAAAAGTCTTGAACTGTCAGTACTTTGACTCAGACATGTGGATTTGTCCGTCG GATATTAACAGCAATCGGCGGTACGAGTATGTAGAGTACGAAAACGGCCGAGTGTTCGGCAAAAAAGGAAGTTGTAAAAAGCCAATTACTAAAGTTGACAGTTGGTGGCGATGGATATTCTGGCATTGCAGCTACTGTATGTGTTACTGTGATGATCATAACTCCAGCTCCGATCGTTACTTCAATTTACGAGACGTTACTTCTGATGTTGCTAACaacaa aGTTATCACgggatttaaatttataaaagttaatcAAATAATCCATGTACAAATCCAAGAGGGTAGATTAACAGAGCGAGGtagaattgaagaaaacaGCGCTTCTTGGAAGCCAGTTGATAATTACACGATCCGCGATCGCGGCGTCAACAATGGCGAAGATTATCACACTTTGTCATGGGAAAAACGAGCTATTGATTTGGATGATCTCACCGCGCCTGATGAACATATTTTAACTG gtGTAAGATTTAGAATGGTAGGGTCTCACTTGAATTTTGAAGTACGCATCACTCCGTTCAACTATTCGTCTGGTTTGCTAATCAGGCCTTTCGAAAAGAGCCAGTGGACTGGCAATTTTAATACTGAAGTGTCTAATGGCAACAGTGAACAgaaaag AAGAGAGCTGGTGATATCTAACCCAGATGTCCCGATCAGAATCCGCCAGCCGTCGTCGCCCGATTCACTCTCCAACCAATTTTTGAACTTCGGGCCCACCGACTTGGACAAAGATGCTGCACAATCAACGATACCATTTTTAGACACACAGCCTGTGATAACAAATCCACCATTTCCGCTCGCCGGAGCCGGTATCTATCACAAAGGACGCAGTGGTTCTGGTGGTTATATCGCTCTCAAGGCTATTACTTATGATTTTAAGGACCATCTACGCGCTGATGTTCCTTCTATACCAGCTATTTTGGAATTAAACCAAATTCCagcacaataa
- the LOC123258744 gene encoding peroxiredoxin-5, mitochondrial, with product MTQYISRAIAVVGRSSLSCVKRGFHVSPRAMVISIGDKLPSVDLYEDAPSNKVNSAELASGKKIIIFGVPGAFTPGCSKTHLPGYVTKADELKSKGIHEIACVSVNDPFVMSAWGKDQGAAGKVRMLADTNAEFTKALDVAMDLAVLGGTRSKRYSLVVEDGIVKEVNIEPDNTGLSCSLADRIKV from the exons ATGACTCAATACATCAGTCGCGCCATTGCCGTTGTAGGACGTTCGTCGTTGTCTTGTGTTAAACGAGGTTTTCACGTTTCTCCTAGAGCCATGGTTATCtcc ATTGGTGACAAGCTGCCTTCAGTTGATTTGTATGAAGATGCACCCAGCAACAAAGTAAACTCAGCTGAGCTTGCTTctggcaaaaaaattattatttttggcgTTCCTGGTGCCTTTACTCCTGGATGTTCTAAg ACACATTTACCTGGATATGTAACAAAAGCTGATGAATTAAAATCAAAGGGCATACATGAGATAGCTTGCGTTAGCGTCAACGATCCGTTTGTTATGTCAGCTTGGGGAAAAGACCAAGGTGCTGCAGGCAAG gTGAGAATGCTAGCAGACACCAACGCTGAATTTACAAAAGCTCTTGATGTAGCTATGGATCTCGCAGTGTTGGGTGGTACTCGTAGCAAGCGTTACTCTCTGGTTGTTGAGGACGGAATCGTCAAGGAAGTTAACATTGAGCCTGACAACACTGGACTCAGCTGTTCTCTCGCCGATCGCATCAAAGTTTAA